TTTACTTGTTCGAAGAGCTTTTCTCTATTCGATCATATCCACTAGTTCTGAAATATTGGGGACTAAAAAGTAATGCATTTGAAATTATCAACCATTAGTAGGTTGAACTAATGAACTTAACATTGAACATAACAAGTTATCTCCATGGTAAGAGCTTTCAGATCATTTAGTTCATCTCAAATATTACTTGCCCTACCTGTCCACACATTCTTTTTAAACTCAAATGGTAATTTGAGAACAAAGATGTAATTCTACCGAGACATCAAATATACTCACAGTCCCTTTGATATGCTGCAAAGGAAATTTTCTACTTGTCAGTTGTTTACGTCACCTTGACATGGAGTTAATCTGCGGATGTAACCTTTTTGTCTTCTTGTTTGAGTGTTATCCCTTAATCTGCTTTCTTATATTACAATAATTCTGAATTTTAGTGCATATTCCTTGCTGAAAATTAATTTGTACCATGGATAATTAATGTTCCCTTGGTTCGTTCATATATTTTGGCAATCCCTTCAAAAGTCATCTATGCTACTCCATTTGTATGGTCCAAGATTTTTGTTGTAGTTAGCATTTTTTTCACCGAGCTACTCATATACATGAATTATACATGTACAGACAGATATTATATGTATGTGCAGATTTATAAATATCCATATGGTGGGGGAGCTAGGATGGAATGTGATTGTTTCAAATATGTGTCAATTAATTCTTTTGTTATTCAATATTAGTTGAAATAGATGCAGTTGATGAAATTAATATTCTGTTGTATCTGCTCAAAGATCTGTCTTGACATTGATCCAGTTCATGGTTTAGTCAAATttgcaaaaaaaatatatctacatGTGCTGCTTCTGGGGACATTTTGTTTAAATGTTTTGGTTAGCATGTCCTAAATATAAATTTAGCAAAATAATGTATGTTTAGTTCTTCATTAAATTGTCTGTAGATTTTTTTGGTAGTTCTAAGTTCTAAGTGCATTGGAAACCTCAAATTCTCACTCATGCTCAAGTGTATGAAATATTACTGGCACGTGAAAACCAAGTGGTGAAAAACCATTATGATCAAGCAACTAAATATCGTGTTGACATAATCTTTGTGGCATTCCAACCAACATCATTCCCTTAAATGCATTGACACCTTAGTACATCTCACTCTGATATAAAGTTCAGGATCACTGAAGCGTTCTATATACCAGGTATAATCAGAAAGACAAGAACAGTTATGGAATGCCTTCATCGGTTTTGTAGGGCATGCATCGACAAATCAATGAGACTTGGGTATGGTGCAAGACATTATCTGTTCTTTTAATATGTTATTATGTTGACGGTACACCTGAGTGATTATTTTGATATTACACTTAGTGCTGTCCCTTCTATGTAACTAGAGGTTTCCTAAAGCATGTAGTCTTGAATAGTTTAAACGGTATTTAAAAACTTCAACTAGTTGAAATACTAATTTTTATGCAGTAATAATGAATGTCCTGCATGCCGCACTCATTGTGCAAGTCGACGTTCTTTAAGAGATGATTCCAATTATGATACCATCATTGCAACTCTATATCCAGATATCGATAAGTATGAAGAAGAGGTAAGTAATTCTGTGTCTTTTTTGTTTATATGTTGGATTTTTTGCAGTTTGTTTTCTGCTCAGTAAATGTGGTTGCTTCACTCTTTATGAAATGCCTGGCTGCAGGAACTTGCTTTCCATGAAGAAGAGATGTCTTGCAACAAGAAGGTAGTCTCGTCTATATGAATGCATTCTAGTCTTTGATCCTTTTCTATGCTCATACACTATAATTAGTAATCTCTTTCTACATTAGTTACAAGCATCCATGGCTGAGATATTCCAACGACAAACAGAATCTCTAGGCAGGAGAAGATCAACAGCaaaagccacagctgcagcttttGTGAGAAGATCACAGGGAAATTATCGGAACCATGTTAGTGGGAGGGGTGGGAATGGTGGTCGTGATACTATGGCAGTCTTTGATGATGACGATGAAGAGGAAGCAAATGTTAATGATGTGGGCAAAAGTTACTCATCTGCCGATGAGCCCTCTCCTGATAGAAGGCAGAAAAGGCGTAAGAGGTGGGGTGCACTGCAGTTTTCACCAGCTCGAACAGCTGTCAATGTTGATGCTGGTGTTGGGGAcaatgatgattttgaatttcacagagaaaacaatggagcattaCCGTTGCGAGTGGGTAACAGAGAGGCGTTTGCATGGGGCAAGAATGGTGCACGCAGTCAAACTAGACATGGTAATACGAGTGGTACAAATGGTCGGAAGGTTAAGTGTCGCATGACCAAATTGGTGGACTACCTCCGTAATTTAGATCACACTGTTGATGAGGTACAATGAAAGCAAGGACAGTAATCAACTTTTGATATCTAATTTGCATAAAAGATCCCGTGAAATTTTTTTTGCCATTTCATTTTTCAGTTTGATGTACATCTGACCCTGGTTCCATTGGACAAAGAGAGGGTACCAAGTTTGCAACAACCATACCTTTGTTGCCAACCATCCTTGTCAATTAGACACCTATGTGAAGTGAGTCTTAGTTTTATTTCACATATTTTTGTTTGGGTATTATTTTGAATGCTGGAAGATAACATTTCCAAACTGGAAATTGTGGGTTCATGTCTATGCAGTATATTGCTCTTCAGACATCTGTACCGGCAGAAGAAGTTCAGATATATGCAAAGATGCTTCAAGGTGGAGCCTCAGCAATCAAATCCTTGAGCTCAACGGACATGGCTAATGAAGATCCTCTGGTAGGGCTACAGGAATTGGAAGGACAAGAATCTGTCACAACACTGAACTCTTCTTTCACCGGCAATCAAGGGGAGCTGGTGAGCTATCCCAACTAACATGGCCCGATAACCTTCTGTGGATTAGTTCTGCTTCTTACTCCATCTTGTTATATTTTCAGGTTTTGGTCTACCATCTGAGAACGCAAGCCTAGATAAGCATTCGGCAATGCTTGGTTTCCTTTCTCTCCTTAAATTCAACTGCTGCACATAACACTGATATAGAATTAGAAGATTTCAGAAGGATGCTACTTCAATCTTGGCATGGCTATCCAGATAAATTGTGAAGAACTGTGTCTCGACAGAAAGGTCGCTTTAGGAATCCATCAAAGATGGGTGGAACTGTGCATATTCAGGCCTTgtttattgataaaaaatttgCCCTTCATACTGACTATCCATGAAGGATATCAAAATTGGCACAACAAAGAATGTTTGACTTGTTCAACTTGAAATTCTTGCCTTACTAGCAAATTGTTATCACTGGCATTACAGCAATCTGGCTCTCAATAGAGGTAACCTTGTTCTTCCCAACAATGATCCTAGGATGGTTTatttgttgaacttctcattgccTGCTTAATTGGTTACTGCTAAGCTTTATTGTATGTTCATGAATCAAAATAGAAATGTTCTGAATGTGGCGTGCCAGACTGTTA
This genomic stretch from Musa acuminata AAA Group cultivar baxijiao chromosome BXJ3-9, Cavendish_Baxijiao_AAA, whole genome shotgun sequence harbors:
- the LOC103997645 gene encoding putative E3 ubiquitin-protein ligase RING1b isoform X1, whose protein sequence is MSGQKRSLPRPQRPSVAQSVAAGDPPSPAAQPQEQHDEDEEGLEEMAEGEEKTPTNPPQQQDGAGGDGASLSPSFLPLFPFDLMPWRRRLFHCTGRDGESDGSQSEDDLTDEEQFVPVRLPDIRKEVQCAICLGIIRKTRTVMECLHRFCRACIDKSMRLGNNECPACRTHCASRRSLRDDSNYDTIIATLYPDIDKYEEEELAFHEEEMSCNKKLQASMAEIFQRQTESLGRRRSTAKATAAAFVRRSQGNYRNHVSGRGGNGGRDTMAVFDDDDEEEANVNDVGKSYSSADEPSPDRRQKRRKRWGALQFSPARTAVNVDAGVGDNDDFEFHRENNGALPLRVGNREAFAWGKNGARSQTRHGNTSGTNGRKVKCRMTKLVDYLRNLDHTVDEFDVHLTLVPLDKERVPSLQQPYLCCQPSLSIRHLCEYIALQTSVPAEEVQIYAKMLQGGASAIKSLSSTDMANEDPLVGLQELEGQESVTTLNSSFTGNQGELVLVYHLRTQA
- the LOC103997645 gene encoding putative E3 ubiquitin-protein ligase RING1a isoform X3; translation: MSGQKRSLPRPQRPSVAQSVAAGDPPSPAAQPQEQHDEDEEGLEEMAEGEEKTPTNPPQQQDGRDGESDGSQSEDDLTDEEQFVPVRLPDIRKEVQCAICLGIIRKTRTVMECLHRFCRACIDKSMRLGNNECPACRTHCASRRSLRDDSNYDTIIATLYPDIDKYEEEELAFHEEEMSCNKKLQASMAEIFQRQTESLGRRRSTAKATAAAFVRRSQGNYRNHVSGRGGNGGRDTMAVFDDDDEEEANVNDVGKSYSSADEPSPDRRQKRRKRWGALQFSPARTAVNVDAGVGDNDDFEFHRENNGALPLRVGNREAFAWGKNGARSQTRHGNTSGTNGRKVKCRMTKLVDYLRNLDHTVDEFDVHLTLVPLDKERVPSLQQPYLCCQPSLSIRHLCEYIALQTSVPAEEVQIYAKMLQGGASAIKSLSSTDMANEDPLVGLQELEGQESVTTLNSSFTGNQGELVLVYHLRTQA
- the LOC103997645 gene encoding putative E3 ubiquitin-protein ligase RING1b isoform X2, which gives rise to MSGQKRSLPRPQRPSVAQSVAAGDPPSPAAQPQEQHDEDEEGLEEMAEGEEKTPTNPPQQQDGAGGDGASLSPSFLPLFPFDLMPWRRRLFHCTGRDGESDGSQSEDDLTDEEQFVPVRLPDIRKEVQCAICLGIIRKTRTVMECLHRFCRACIDKSMRLGNNECPACRTHCASRRSLRDDSNYDTIIATLYPDIDKYEEEELAFHEEEMSCNKKLQASMAEIFQRQTESLGRRRSTAKATAAAFVRRSQGNYRNHVSGRGGNGGRDTMAVFDDDDEEEANVNDVGKSYSSADEPSPDRRQKRRKRENNGALPLRVGNREAFAWGKNGARSQTRHGNTSGTNGRKVKCRMTKLVDYLRNLDHTVDEFDVHLTLVPLDKERVPSLQQPYLCCQPSLSIRHLCEYIALQTSVPAEEVQIYAKMLQGGASAIKSLSSTDMANEDPLVGLQELEGQESVTTLNSSFTGNQGELVLVYHLRTQA
- the LOC103997645 gene encoding putative E3 ubiquitin-protein ligase RING1a isoform X4, with protein sequence MSGQKRSLPRPQRPSVAQSVAAGDPPSPAAQPQEQHDEDEEGLEEMAEGEEKTPTNPPQQQDGRDGESDGSQSEDDLTDEEQFVPVRLPDIRKEVQCAICLGIIRKTRTVMECLHRFCRACIDKSMRLGNNECPACRTHCASRRSLRDDSNYDTIIATLYPDIDKYEEEELAFHEEEMSCNKKLQASMAEIFQRQTESLGRRRSTAKATAAAFVRRSQGNYRNHVSGRGGNGGRDTMAVFDDDDEEEANVNDVGKSYSSADEPSPDRRQKRRKRENNGALPLRVGNREAFAWGKNGARSQTRHGNTSGTNGRKVKCRMTKLVDYLRNLDHTVDEFDVHLTLVPLDKERVPSLQQPYLCCQPSLSIRHLCEYIALQTSVPAEEVQIYAKMLQGGASAIKSLSSTDMANEDPLVGLQELEGQESVTTLNSSFTGNQGELVLVYHLRTQA